One genomic window of Coffea eugenioides isolate CCC68of chromosome 1, Ceug_1.0, whole genome shotgun sequence includes the following:
- the LOC113780330 gene encoding uncharacterized protein LOC113780330, translated as MAANALSFRSVSKVRSFSRCSKPLREQRARLYIIWRCTVLLVCWHD; from the coding sequence ATGGCTGCAAATGCGCTGTCTTTCAGGAGTGTCTCCAAAGTGCGGTCATTCAGCAGATGCTCCAAGCCGCTAAGAGAGCAGCGGGCGCGCCTTTATATCATTTGGAGATGTACGGTGCTGCTCGTATGCTGGCATGACTGA
- the LOC113761101 gene encoding uncharacterized protein LOC113761101 isoform X1, producing MGFNKVYKVLLEIFPEVDSRALRAVAIEHQKDADSAVEVVLTEVIPFLTERSMFTTSLSWESGARLQSPEAGEVFANGNSSGHNVVEEVRCPDEEQHGPFYDAKDEHDQTFDDTYDLNLVSRHEIVTSARKRDEKSISISSGDEKSISISSGDEKSISISSGVDMSFSVSVIHGNGATSDGVKISGDHASEETPPQESSFRVGYDQILQPTFRPLEHETVESIQKLNDCLHADCNNSHSEMNIPVGNSVGLLSQSNFEPVTRTSSESTIQLVDIPINHITNLEKELNGPKDAATNTESFHEMVDVEEPMLNTVVTRSGQVFSIDLLENIIADARNNKKTLLSAMETVISLMMEVELQEKAAEQAKQDAANGGLEMLKRVEDLKQMLQHAKEANDMHAGEVYGEKAILATEVRELQSRLLCLSEERDKSLGVLDEMRHSLEMRLAAAEKERNMAEEEKLVKEDIALKALKNQEAIMEKVVREANILKQEAEENAKLREFLVDRGRAVDAIQGEISVICKDVRLLKENFDERLPLSKSLTSSQKGCILTSSISSSKSVTSEQVNRVHDHDSSETTEKTDLTHFFSEPEFIREELAAADDEKELADEGWEIFDNRDAYM from the exons ATGGGATTCAACAAAGTTTACAAGGTGTTGCTGGAAATATTTCCGGAG GTTGATTCTCGAGCTTTAAGGGCTGTTGCAATTGAGCACCAGAAAGATGCTGATTCAGCCGTTGAGGTAGTTCTAACTGAGGTCATCCCTTTCCTGACAGAAAGATCTATGTTTACTACTAGCTTATCCTGGGAGAGTGGAGCTAGACTTCAATCACCTGAAG CCGGGGAAGTCTTTGCTAATGGAAACTCTTCTGGACATAATGTTGTTGAGGAAGTGAGATGTCCAGATGAAGAGCAACATGGCCCCTTTTATGATGCAAAAGATGAACACGATCAAACTTTTGATGACACATATGACTTGAATCTAGTTAGCAGACATGAGATAGTGACCTCAGCGAGAAAACGTGATGAAAAAAGCATAAGCATATCAAGTGGTGATGAAAAAAGCATAAGCATATCAAGTGGTGATGAAAAAAGCATAAGCATATCAAGTGGTGTTGATATGTCCTTTTCCGTTTCAGTGATTCATGGGAATGGGGCCACTTCTGATGGTGTTAAAATATCTGGAGACCatgcaagtgaagaaactccTCCTCAAGAAAGCAGCTTCAGAGTTGGATATGATCAAATTTTGCAGCCAACATTCAGACCACTGGAACATGAGACTGTGGAGTCCATTCAGAAGTTAAATGATTGTCTGCATGCTGACTGCAATAATAGTCACTCTGAAATGAACATTCCTGTGGGGAATTCTGTTGGTCTTCTTTCTCAGTCAAACTTTGAACCTGTAACTCGAACTTCTTCTGAAAGCACGATTCAGTTGGTAGACATACCTATCAATCACATTACTAATTTGGAGAAAGAACTTAATGGTCCTAAAGATGCTGCTACTAACACGGAGTCCTTCCATGAAATGGTTGATGTTGAAGAACCTATGTTGAATACAGTGGTGACACGATCTGGCCAAGTCTTTAGCATTGATCTTCTTGAAAATATTATTGCAGATGCAAGGAATAATAAG AAAACCCTGCTTTCAGCTATGGAGACTGTCATCAGTTTGATGATGGAGGTGGAATTGCAAGAGAAAGCTGCTGAACAAGCAAAACAAGATGCTGCTAATGGTGGCTTAGAGATGCTCAAGAGGGTGGAAGATCTCAAACAAATGCTGCAACATGCCAAAGAAGCAAATGACATG CATGCAGGAGAAGTATACGGTGAGAAGGCCATCTTGGCTACAGAAGTTAGAGAGCTTCAGTCTCGCCTGCTCTGCTTGTCTGAGGAAAGGGATAAAAGTCTTGGAGTTCTCGATGAG ATGCGTCACAGTTTGGAGATGAGATTAGCTGCAGCTGAGAAAGAGAGAAACATGGCTGAGGAAGAAAAACTTGTAAAGGAAGATATTGCATTGAAAGCACTAAAGAACCAGGAAGCTATCATGGAGAAGGTGGTGCGAGAGGCAAACATCCTGAAGCAAGAAGCTGAAGAGAATGCTAAG TTGAGGGAGTTCCTTGTGGATCGGGGCCGGGCGGTGGATGCAATACA AGGAGAGATATCTGTTATTTGCAAGGATGTAAGACTGCTGAAAGAAAACTTTGATGAGCGTCTTCCACTTAGCAAATCTCTAACTTCCAGCCAGAAAGGCTGCATTTTAACTTCCTCAATTTCATCTTCAAAGAGTGTGACATCTGAACAGGTGAATCGGGTCCATGACCATGATTCATCAGAGACCACAGAGAAAACAGATCTGACGCACTTCTTTAGTGAGCCGGAATTTATTCGAGAGGAATTGGCTGCAGCAGATGATGAGAAGGAACTCGCAGATGAGGGATGGGAAATTTTTGACAACCGTGATGCTTATATGTAA
- the LOC113761101 gene encoding uncharacterized protein LOC113761101 isoform X2 — protein sequence MGFNKVYKVLLEIFPEVDSRALRAVAIEHQKDADSAVEVVLTEVIPFLTERSMFTTSLSWESGARLQSPEAGEVFANGNSSGHNVVEEVRCPDEEQHGPFYDAKDEHDQTFDDTYDLNLVSRHEIVTSARKRDEKSISISSGDEKSISSGVDMSFSVSVIHGNGATSDGVKISGDHASEETPPQESSFRVGYDQILQPTFRPLEHETVESIQKLNDCLHADCNNSHSEMNIPVGNSVGLLSQSNFEPVTRTSSESTIQLVDIPINHITNLEKELNGPKDAATNTESFHEMVDVEEPMLNTVVTRSGQVFSIDLLENIIADARNNKKTLLSAMETVISLMMEVELQEKAAEQAKQDAANGGLEMLKRVEDLKQMLQHAKEANDMHAGEVYGEKAILATEVRELQSRLLCLSEERDKSLGVLDEMRHSLEMRLAAAEKERNMAEEEKLVKEDIALKALKNQEAIMEKVVREANILKQEAEENAKLREFLVDRGRAVDAIQGEISVICKDVRLLKENFDERLPLSKSLTSSQKGCILTSSISSSKSVTSEQVNRVHDHDSSETTEKTDLTHFFSEPEFIREELAAADDEKELADEGWEIFDNRDAYM from the exons ATGGGATTCAACAAAGTTTACAAGGTGTTGCTGGAAATATTTCCGGAG GTTGATTCTCGAGCTTTAAGGGCTGTTGCAATTGAGCACCAGAAAGATGCTGATTCAGCCGTTGAGGTAGTTCTAACTGAGGTCATCCCTTTCCTGACAGAAAGATCTATGTTTACTACTAGCTTATCCTGGGAGAGTGGAGCTAGACTTCAATCACCTGAAG CCGGGGAAGTCTTTGCTAATGGAAACTCTTCTGGACATAATGTTGTTGAGGAAGTGAGATGTCCAGATGAAGAGCAACATGGCCCCTTTTATGATGCAAAAGATGAACACGATCAAACTTTTGATGACACATATGACTTGAATCTAGTTAGCAGACATGAGATAGTGACCTCAGCGAGAAAACGTGATGAAAAAAGCATAAGCATATCAAGTGGTGATGAAAA AAGCATATCAAGTGGTGTTGATATGTCCTTTTCCGTTTCAGTGATTCATGGGAATGGGGCCACTTCTGATGGTGTTAAAATATCTGGAGACCatgcaagtgaagaaactccTCCTCAAGAAAGCAGCTTCAGAGTTGGATATGATCAAATTTTGCAGCCAACATTCAGACCACTGGAACATGAGACTGTGGAGTCCATTCAGAAGTTAAATGATTGTCTGCATGCTGACTGCAATAATAGTCACTCTGAAATGAACATTCCTGTGGGGAATTCTGTTGGTCTTCTTTCTCAGTCAAACTTTGAACCTGTAACTCGAACTTCTTCTGAAAGCACGATTCAGTTGGTAGACATACCTATCAATCACATTACTAATTTGGAGAAAGAACTTAATGGTCCTAAAGATGCTGCTACTAACACGGAGTCCTTCCATGAAATGGTTGATGTTGAAGAACCTATGTTGAATACAGTGGTGACACGATCTGGCCAAGTCTTTAGCATTGATCTTCTTGAAAATATTATTGCAGATGCAAGGAATAATAAG AAAACCCTGCTTTCAGCTATGGAGACTGTCATCAGTTTGATGATGGAGGTGGAATTGCAAGAGAAAGCTGCTGAACAAGCAAAACAAGATGCTGCTAATGGTGGCTTAGAGATGCTCAAGAGGGTGGAAGATCTCAAACAAATGCTGCAACATGCCAAAGAAGCAAATGACATG CATGCAGGAGAAGTATACGGTGAGAAGGCCATCTTGGCTACAGAAGTTAGAGAGCTTCAGTCTCGCCTGCTCTGCTTGTCTGAGGAAAGGGATAAAAGTCTTGGAGTTCTCGATGAG ATGCGTCACAGTTTGGAGATGAGATTAGCTGCAGCTGAGAAAGAGAGAAACATGGCTGAGGAAGAAAAACTTGTAAAGGAAGATATTGCATTGAAAGCACTAAAGAACCAGGAAGCTATCATGGAGAAGGTGGTGCGAGAGGCAAACATCCTGAAGCAAGAAGCTGAAGAGAATGCTAAG TTGAGGGAGTTCCTTGTGGATCGGGGCCGGGCGGTGGATGCAATACA AGGAGAGATATCTGTTATTTGCAAGGATGTAAGACTGCTGAAAGAAAACTTTGATGAGCGTCTTCCACTTAGCAAATCTCTAACTTCCAGCCAGAAAGGCTGCATTTTAACTTCCTCAATTTCATCTTCAAAGAGTGTGACATCTGAACAGGTGAATCGGGTCCATGACCATGATTCATCAGAGACCACAGAGAAAACAGATCTGACGCACTTCTTTAGTGAGCCGGAATTTATTCGAGAGGAATTGGCTGCAGCAGATGATGAGAAGGAACTCGCAGATGAGGGATGGGAAATTTTTGACAACCGTGATGCTTATATGTAA